Proteins encoded together in one Myxocyprinus asiaticus isolate MX2 ecotype Aquarium Trade chromosome 9, UBuf_Myxa_2, whole genome shotgun sequence window:
- the nabp1b gene encoding nucleic acid binding protein 1b: MANALNENVCLIKDLKAGVKNINLVFIVLETGRVSKTKDGHEVRSCKVADRTGSITISVWDEVGSLIQPGDIIRLNRGYASLFKGCLTLYIGRTGDLQKIGEFCMVFSEVPNFSEPNQEVLAKINQINNTHVKSEAQSNTPGIQNPGTPAGPTANDSPVFFPSPVTRENSFGASGHQLNRIHWKSGSRSPVSGGGQGPKPTITITNGRDPRRVLKS, from the exons ATGGCAAACGCACTCAACGAAAATGTGTGTCTGATTAAAGACCTCAAAGCTggagtaaaaaatattaatttagtttttatagtCCTGGAAACTG GTCGAGTGTCTAAGACGAAAGATGGTCACGAAGTGCGTTCATGTAAAGTGGCCGACAGGACCGGAAGCATTACCATATCCGTGTGGGACGAGGTGGGCAGCCTCATACAACCAGGAGATATTATCCGACTCAATCGCGG ATATGCATCTCTCTTCAAAGGCTGTCTTACGCTGTATATTGGGAGAACAGGGGACCTCCAGAAGATTGGGGA GTTCTGCATGGTCTTCTCAGAGGTACCAAATTTCAGTGAGCCCAACCAAGAGGTGCTGGCAAAAATCAACCAAATAAACAACACACAT GTAAAATCAGAAGCTCAGAGCAACACACCTGGTATTCAAAATCCTGGAACACCTGCTGGACCTACAG CAAATGACTCCCCTGTGTTTTTTCCTTCTCCTGTCACTCGAGAGAACTCATTTGGTGCAAGTGGTCATCAACTGAATCGTATCCATTGGAAAAGTGGCAGTCGTTCCCCAGTTTCAGGTGGAGGACAGGGCCCAAAACCCACCATTACCATCACTAATGGAAGGGACCCTCGTCGAGTCCTAAAGAGTTGA